The genomic window TTAGCACAATCATCACGACTAAAATAAGTGTCCGCAAAATTATCAGTCATATAATTGTCCTTTAATTTCACCAAAGAGTTATAATGCACAACATAATCTATAATTGTCTGTTGATTATAAGTTTCACTCCCAAACCAAGCATAATTGCAAATATAATTGCTATACATCAAGTCGTTTGTTATGATGATTTTATCCGTAAATGCAGATGATACTGCTCCGGTACCGGCAAAAATATCAGCAATAGATTGTATATCTGAACATTCCTTATCCACGACTTTCGTTATAAACGGTAACAGCTTATATTTGTTCCCTAAATATCGCCTGTTATTTATAAGAGAAGTTTTATAGTTTTCTTTTTTTATAGCAACACTCATTTGTCGGCACCCCCTTTTTAGATATTCAGAAATAGCTCTGCAAGACTTACATCTAATCCAACAGCAATTTTTTCAAGGTTGACAATAGATATATTTCTTTTACCTAACTCAACGCTGGCAAAATATGTTCTGTCCATTCCAATTTTTGCTGCAAATTTTTCTTGGCTTAATCCTGTTTCTTTTCTTAGTTCCCGTATTCGATTGCCGATTTTTTCAGTAATCATTTCATACCCTCACTATTTTATCACTGATTATAACTATACATTATAAATTTTATCACAAAACCGCAAATAAGTCAACCGATTTTAAGCAACATTTATATTTTCTATAATACACACAAATGCCCCAATTGCTTTTTGTGCAATTAGGGCAAAATGTCTTTTATCATTGGCATCTCTGATACTGATATAACTTTCTATCACTATGTTTTGAAGCCTCAAGTTCCAACAGTTCCACCGTCTTTTGATGTTCCCGTATTGTTTCAATATCTTGAAAAATATTATTACACATACGCATATCTTTCCGAAATTTCTGTAATTCTGCATTGATTGTTTTGATTTCAGCCGTTGAATCGCTTTTACCATATAGCCTGCTTCGTTGAATTATCGATTCTGAAATTTTTAATTCTGTATTTTCCTTAAAGCTGCTCAGCTGATCTGTCGTTTCAATATCATTCTCAATCAAAAAATGAAACTGTTTTTGATAACGTTCAAATTTTATTAGCTCCTCACGCATATAAAATGATACTCTCTGCGGCGTTTCCTTTTTGCGTATTTTGCCGAACAGATATAGGTAATGATAATACAACGCCTTAAATCCGTGCAGCTTTATCGGCTCGTATTTTTTAAGCCAAGCGTTATAATCCGTTGCAGGCTTATCCAAAATCCGTATGCCGTTTCTTGCCGTTATAATCCGCTGTCTTATCGCTTCCTCGCTATAATTATCGCCAAGCGATTTAAGACGGATATATCTTTGGGAATAGGCAGGCTTTAATGCAATATACTTAACATCGCGCTTAACCTCATATCCACGCTGTTTTAATATTCTCCAAAAATCCTTATAAGCATATGAACACTTGATAATTTCATCGAGTTCATCTTTTATCTGTCCTCGTATGGTGGGATAGCCGTTTTTCTCCGCCATTACCTCCGCATAGTGCCTGCCCTTGCTTTTGGGATTTCTTATGACTGACAAATTGTTTTCCTCACAAAGCCTATCAGAAATCTTTTTCATAAGATTATAATTTTCTTGGTTGTCGTAATACTTTTTACCGTCTGCAAAAGATACAGAATTTATCACAAAATGATTGTGTAAATGTTGTCTGTTGAGATGCGTTGCTATCAAAACTTCAAATCTATCACCCCACATTTCTTTTGCAAATTCAACTCCAATTTTATGTGCAAGCTCCGGTGTTACTTCACCCGGCTTAAAACTCTGTATAGCGTGAAATGCAATAATTCCATCCGTTTTGCCGTAACGTAATTTTGTTTGCTGCATTTTATATGTAGCGGTATAGGGCGTAACATTAACGCCCGATACATATAATCGTTTTTCTGTTTTATACCCGTCTGCCGCATAAGCCATAACATTGTGCAATGCCTGCATTTCAGCTTTGTTATATTGGTTTTCGTCTGTTTTTTCGGGATTTGCTGCATAATTTATTAAACAGTCGAGTCTGCCTTTTATATTCCAAATCTTTGTTGTAGCCATTTTTCATCACCCAACCTCATCTTTTCGGGAACTGTAAAAATCTCATTTATTTTCAATATCACCTTATCCAACCGCTTAGCCTGCTCACTTAATTCCTTCATATCGGCACTTCCTATATTGGCAATACGATAAAGATTATTTCCAATTTCCATAAGTTCTGACATAATCTCATCATAGCCGTCCGGCGGTCGCTCTTTGGGTAAATATTGCTTTGCTATCATTCGCATAAATGCTGATTTCGTCATATTGCATTTTGTGATTGCTCGGTTTAAATTCTCATATTCTTCGTTGCTTAATCTTGAAGAAAATGTCCTTGTCCGCTTTCTCATCTCTGTCGCTCCTTTCAGCTTGGGGTGTTAGGGGTATCCCTTAAAATTGAATTTGTAATGCCAAATTCAGTGCTTGTTAAATCATTAAATATAAATCAACCTATGATTTATGACCTCCTCCGCACAAGCCTTTGCATTGTTCATATGCCCAACCCATTCCATTTGGTGTGTAGCCTTATCGGGTGCAGTTTTTTCCGCATTTTTGATAAAGCAATCCATAATTTTCTGTGCCTTGACATCAACATCGTGTAAATGCTTATGCAACTTACCGCTAATTATCAAAGCTGTATATTCACTTTTCTTGTATTCCTTTAGATACTGCCGCCTTGCCCTGCCATATCTGCCGATTTTATAATTGCCGTTAGGAGCTTCCAAATTTGGAAGATAATAATCTCCCACTTTTGTATATGTACCGCCGTTCTTTTCAAATAATGATTTCATTGTAATTCCTCCTCAAAATATATATGTTTGTCTGAATAGTCGCTCTATATATGCGTCATAGTCTATAAGCGTTCTGAAAATACAACCTGCAAGATATGCCGTTTCGGATTTTACATCTTTGGCAGCTCTGTAACATTCCATAGCTCTGTCCAAAATTTCCGGCATCATTTCATAAAGTAATTTGGACCGTATATCTTGATTTGTGTAGGTCACCCCGTTGACAGTTATATTAGGTTTGTTCCAAAGAAGCTCCATAGCTTTCCTTGCAAGTTGTTTTTCGGTTTCGGTTGAAAACTCCTTATCTCTTTCGGAATGAAAATAACATTCATCAAGATAATAAGTGAATTTTTCTGTTTCTAAATCCACAACCTCACCTTCTTGTTGTAGTGGTTTTTGATAAATGAGTATTGTTAAATGGTTATTGATATATTTATTTCCCGTCTTTATCGGATAGGCGGCGAGTGTTTAATACGGAGGGAGTGCCTCCGTATTATATAGGCAGTGGCTCTATATGGTATAGGTTACTTGTCTGATGATTCTTGTCATTTGCGGTTTTTCGATACCGCATTTCTTTTGTGATAAATCCTTTTTCTTCCAAAGAAGCCGTTACCTTTCTCACCTGTGATATGCTTATGTTGCAATCCGCTGCGATTTTAGCCGCTGACGGATAACAAGTTCCTGTCTTTCTATCGGCTTTCATCACAAGAT from Qingrenia yutianensis includes these protein-coding regions:
- a CDS encoding DNA adenine methylase, with amino-acid sequence MSVAIKKENYKTSLINNRRYLGNKYKLLPFITKVVDKECSDIQSIADIFAGTGAVSSAFTDKIIITNDLMYSNYICNYAWFGSETYNQQTIIDYVVHYNSLVKLKDNYMTDNFADTYFSRDDCAKIGYIREDIEKNYKKKNINDRERAILITSLLYAMDKIAKTCGH
- a CDS encoding relaxase/mobilization nuclease domain-containing protein; its protein translation is MATTKIWNIKGRLDCLINYAANPEKTDENQYNKAEMQALHNVMAYAADGYKTEKRLYVSGVNVTPYTATYKMQQTKLRYGKTDGIIAFHAIQSFKPGEVTPELAHKIGVEFAKEMWGDRFEVLIATHLNRQHLHNHFVINSVSFADGKKYYDNQENYNLMKKISDRLCEENNLSVIRNPKSKGRHYAEVMAEKNGYPTIRGQIKDELDEIIKCSYAYKDFWRILKQRGYEVKRDVKYIALKPAYSQRYIRLKSLGDNYSEEAIRQRIITARNGIRILDKPATDYNAWLKKYEPIKLHGFKALYYHYLYLFGKIRKKETPQRVSFYMREELIKFERYQKQFHFLIENDIETTDQLSSFKENTELKISESIIQRSRLYGKSDSTAEIKTINAELQKFRKDMRMCNNIFQDIETIREHQKTVELLELEASKHSDRKLYQYQRCQ
- a CDS encoding helix-turn-helix domain-containing protein, giving the protein MITEKIGNRIRELRKETGLSQEKFAAKIGMDRTYFASVELGKRNISIVNLEKIAVGLDVSLAELFLNI
- a CDS encoding plasmid mobilization protein, with the protein product MRKRTRTFSSRLSNEEYENLNRAITKCNMTKSAFMRMIAKQYLPKERPPDGYDEIMSELMEIGNNLYRIANIGSADMKELSEQAKRLDKVILKINEIFTVPEKMRLGDEKWLQQRFGI
- a CDS encoding helix-turn-helix domain-containing protein, which gives rise to MNGKFFTMQNDIFKCGLSAYEFIVYAYLVMKADRKTGTCYPSAAKIAADCNISISQVRKVTASLEEKGFITKEMRYRKTANDKNHQTSNLYHIEPLPI
- a CDS encoding TnpV protein; protein product: MKSLFEKNGGTYTKVGDYYLPNLEAPNGNYKIGRYGRARRQYLKEYKKSEYTALIISGKLHKHLHDVDVKAQKIMDCFIKNAEKTAPDKATHQMEWVGHMNNAKACAEEVINHRLIYI